A genomic window from Scatophagus argus isolate fScaArg1 chromosome 17, fScaArg1.pri, whole genome shotgun sequence includes:
- the LOC124074926 gene encoding homeodomain-interacting protein kinase 1-like, whose translation MSTAPSTQGDRLTTGAVLFTGSSHYTIQSFLGQGTFGKVVKCVRMSDKKTVAIKMMKNEGSNIMQAKAEASSLSKLRSLDPDKCNIVRWYKQFTDRGYICFLFEPLDKSLLDLMREKYFRPLPLKEIRPIVQQLANALEHLKTVGIIHADLKMENVVLVDHVRVPYKVKLIDFGLACDVSAAKPGMYIQSRPYRSPEILLGLPFTEAIDMWALGCLAATLYLGKMLYPGSCEYDMLRYIVETQGDPPQKMLCRGRKTPRFFKIKYLDFINSVWTLKTPEEYHRDTGIQSTENRALKFRSLDDLLHIQRVIPENSADKDAETIDQQMFVDLLKRMLELDAAKRITSRQVLEHRFTSMAQIVSMRKLSSYVRSSLQIMTVCQRTQTSDRGTAVCAHLQQPASTTSHLVPQSNPPPAAPGTSGLGQLQSVNPNPCTSTQTTSSVKSGIKRKADDEDFSETSHLSKRVTSEWHSCAGPSTSAAVKSHPMQPSTSSHVQANADVKSRQTQLFQHNVSREPSTSSHVQANADVKSRQTQLFQHNVSTEPSTSSHVQANADVKSRQTQLFQHNVSTEPSTSSHVQANADVKSRQTQLFQHNVSREPSTSSHVQANADVKSRQTQLFQHNVSREPSTSSHVQANADVKSRQTQLFQHNVSREPSTSSHVQANADVKSRQTQLFQHNVSTEPSTSSHVQANADVKSRQTQLFQHNVSTEPSTSSHVQANADVKSRQTQLFQHNVSREPSTSSQTQSAFRSGIKRKTEDREDEDQQTNSDRIKKFRTDAEDSSTT comes from the exons ATGTCAACCGCTCCATCCACCCAGGGTGATCGGCTTACCACAGGAGCCGTGCTCTTCACTGGATCTTCCCACTACACGATTCAGTCTTTCCTGGGGCAGGGCACATTTGGAAAAGTTGTGAAATGCGTAAGGATGAGCGACAAGAAGACTGTGGCCATCAAAATGATGAAGAATGAAGGATCAAACATCATGCAGGCAAAAGCAGAG GCGTCATCCCTGTCAAAACTCAGATCTCTGGACCCGGACAAGTGCAACATTGTTCGGTGGTACAAACAATTCACTGACAGGGGATATATTTGCTTCCTGTTTGAGCCACTTGACAAAAGTCTTTTAGATCTCATGAGGGAAAAATATTTCAGACCCCTCCCTCTAAAGGAGATTAGACCTATCGTCCAGCAG CTCGCTAACGCACTGGAGCACTTGAAGACTGTCGGCATTATACATGCAGACCTCAAGATGGAGAACGTGGTGTTGGTAGACCATGTACGGGTGCCTTACAAAGTCAAACTGATTGACTTTGGCCTGGCCTGTGACGTGTCAGCTGCTAAGCCTGGCATGTACATCCAGAGCCGTCCATACAG GTCTCCAGAGATTCTCCTGGGCCTTCCGTTCACTGAGGCCATAGATATGTGGGCTCTGGGCTGCTTGGCTGCTACTTTGTACCTCGGCAAAATGCTGTACCCAGGCAGTTGTGAATACGATATG TTAAGGTACATAGTGGAAACTCAGGGTGATCCACCACAAAAGATGCTCTGCCGTGGAAGAAAGACTCCCAGGTTTTTCAAAATCAAGTACTTGGACTTCATCAACAGTGTCTGGACACTTAAG ACACCAGAAGAGTACCACAGAGACACTGGGATTCAGTCGACTGAGAACAGAGCCTTGAAGTTCAGATCTCTGGATGACCTCCTGCAC ATCCAACGTGTTATTCCTGAGAATTCTGCTGATAAAGATGCAGAAACGATTGATCAGCAGATGTTTGTGGACTTGCTGAAGAGAATGCTTGAGCTTGATGCCGCCAAACGCATAACATCCCGTCAGGTGCTGGAGCATCGTTTCACCAGCATGGCTCAAATTGTCAGCATGAGGAAACTCAGCTCCTA TGTTAGATCCTCCTTGCAAATAATGACTGTTTGTCAGAGAACCCAGACTTCTGACAGAGGGACagcagtgtgtgcacatttgcagCAGCCCGCCTCCACGACCTCCCACCTTGTCCCACAGAGCaatcctcctcctgctgctcctgggACAAGTGGTCTGGGCCAGCTGCAGTCCGTCAATCCAAATCCCTGTACTAGTACCCAGACTACTAGTTCAGTCAAGTCAGGgattaaaagaaaagctgatgatGAAGATTTCTCTGAAACCTCTCATCTATCAAAAAGGGTCACATCTGAATGGCACAG CTGTGCAGGTCCATCCACTAGTGCTGCTGTGAAGAGTCACCCGATGCAACCCTCCACAAGCAGCCACGTCCAGGCTAACGCTGATGTGAAGAGCCGGCAGACCCAGCTCTTTCAACACAATGTCAGCAGAGAACCCTCCACAAGCAGCCACGTCCAGGCTAACGCTGATGTGAAGAGCCGGCAGACCCAGCTCTTTCAGCACAATGTCAGCACAGAACCCTCCACAAGCAGCCACGTCCAGGCTAACGCTGATGTGAAGAGCCGGCAGACCCAGCTCTTTCAGCACAATGTCAGCACAGAACCCTCCACAAGCAGCCACGTCCAGGCTAACGCTGATGTGAAGAGCCGGCAGACCCAGCTCTTTCAGCACAATGTCAGCAGAGAACCCTCCACAAGCAGCCACGTCCAGGCTAACGCTGATGTGAAGAGCCGGCAGACCCAGCTCTTTCAGCACAATGTCAGCAGAGAACCCTCCACAAGCAGCCACGTCCAGGCTAACGCTGATGTGAAGAGCCGGCAGACCCAGCTCTTTCAACACAATGTCAGCAGAGAACCCTCCACAAGCAGCCACGTCCAGGCTAACGCTGATGTGAAGAGCCGGCAGACCCAGCTCTTTCAACACAATGTCAGCACAGAACCCTCCACAAGCAGCCACGTCCAGGCTAACGCTGATGTGAAGAGCCGGCAGACCCAGCTCTTTCAGCACAATGTCAGCACAGAACCCTCCACAAGCAGCCACGTCCAGGCTAACGCTGATGTGAAGAGCCGGCAGACCCAGCTCTTTCAACACAATGTCAGCAGAGAACCCTCCACAAGCAGCCAGACCCAAAGTGCATTCAGGTCAGGCatcaaaagaaagacagaagatcGTGAAGATGAAGATCAGCAAACAAACTCTGACCGCATAAAGAAGTTCCGGACAGATGCTGAAGATTCATCCACCACATGA